In Larimichthys crocea isolate SSNF chromosome VI, L_crocea_2.0, whole genome shotgun sequence, one genomic interval encodes:
- the LOC104928135 gene encoding G-protein coupled receptor 61, whose translation MEPMWNSSHPPPQLMSNMSASSLPEGWALSQSLALLAMLLMDLLAVVGNVAVMAVIAKAPQLHKFAFVFHLCVVDLLAALVLMPLGMLSSRAFFGEALCRSYLFLSVCLVSAAILSISVINVERYYYIIHPMRYEVKMTVGLVASVLVGIWVKALAMSALPLLAWFLQGGRTPLLESSGVGGGGGGPVPSPPAQGHRRCSLHWTGGGSNRLAFMVLFTLVYFLCPLLLILVVYCNMFKVARVAAMHHGPLPTWMDTPRRQRSESLSSRSTMVTSSGTGTGTGRATPQRPFGGGKAAAVLAAVGGQFLCCWLPYFSFHLYSALAASPPATLASLEEVVTWIGYFCFTSNPFFYGCLNRQIREELGKHLPCLFRRAGVEIEDRLPSREGSIEENFLQFLQGTGCNLDPQNSHSTSSPKGEACCPIAQSQPPEPAQPIPIDFRIPGQIAEETSEFTESEQAKNNHIYTDN comes from the coding sequence ATGGAGCCGATGTGGAACTCCTCCCACCCACCTCCACAGCTCATGTCCAACATGtctgcctcctctctgcctgAGGGCTGGGCTCTGTCCCAGTCGCTAGCTCTGCTCGCCATGCTGCTCATGGATCTGCTGGCTGTGGTGGGTAATGTGGCTGTCATGGCAGTCATTGCCAAGGCCCCACAGCTCCACAAGTTTGCCTTCGTCTTCCACCTGTGCGTGGTGGACCTGCTGGCAGCCCTGGTGCTGATGCCCCTTGGCATGCTCTCAAGCCGAGCCTTCTTCGGGGAGGCCCTGTGCCGGAGCTACCTCTTTCTCAGTGTGTGCCTGGTTAGCGCTGCAATCCTCTCTATCTCCGTCATCAATGTGGAGCGTTACTACTACATCATACACCCGATGCGCTATGAAGTAAAGATGACTGTTGGCCTGGTGGCGTCAGTGCTGGTGGGGATATGGGTTAAAGCCCTGGCTATGTCTGCTCTGCCACTGCTCGCTTGGTTCCTGCAAGGTGGAAGAACTCCTCTTTTGGAGAGTAGTGGGgtcgggggaggaggaggtggtccAGTTCCATCTCCCCCTGCTCAGGGTCACAGGCGCTGCTCACTACATTGGACAGGGGGAGGTTCAAACCGCTTGGCCTTCATGGTCCTGTTTACTCTAGTGTATTTCCTGTGTCCACTCCTGCTCATTCTTGTTGTGTACTGCAATATGTTCAAAGTGGCTCGGGTAGCGGCCATGCACCATGGGCCTCTGCCTACCTGGATGGACACACCTCGTCGCCAGCGGTCGGAATCACTCAGCAGCCGTTCCACCATGGTTACCAGCTCTGGGACGGGGACCGGGACAGGCAGAGCGACTCCACAGCGGCCCTTTGGGGGAGGAAAAGCTGCAGCAGTATTGGCAGCAGTAGGTGGGCAATTCCTATGTTGCTGGCTGCCCTATTTTAGTTTCCACCTGTATTCAGCACTGGCTGCCAGCCCTCCAGCCACACTAGCCTCTCTGGAGGAGGTGGTCACCTGGATCGGCTACTTCTGCTTCACCTCCAATCCCTTCTTCTATGGCTGTCTCAACAGACAGATCAGGGAGGAGTTGGGCAAGCATCTGCCTTGCCTGTTTCGTCGTGCGGGGGTTGAGATAGAGGACAGACTGCCCAGCCGTGAAGGCTCCATAGAGGAGAATTTCCTTCAGTTTCTTCAGGGCACTGGCTGCAACTTGGATCCTCAAAACTCTCACAGCACCTCCAGTCCTAAAGGGGAGGCCTGCTGCCCCATTGCTCAGTCCCAACCACCAGAGCCAGCACAGCCCATACCGATTGATTTCCGTATCCCTGGACAAATTGCGGAGGAGACTTCAGAGTTTACTGAGAGTGAGCAGGCGAAAAACAACCATATATATACAGAcaattaa